A genomic stretch from Anaerococcus mediterraneensis includes:
- the pyrH gene encoding UMP kinase, whose product MQDFKRVVLKLSGEALAGKAGFGFDDEMILKICQNIKILADRGVQVAIVVGGGNFWRGRSGKTIDRASSDTIGMLGTVMNGLRIQGTLEEIGLDTRLMTAISMREVAEPYIRRRAERHLEKGRIVIFSAGTGLPYFSTDTTASLRALEIDADVILLGKTGTDGIYDKDPNKYDDAVKFDKLTYKDILQKELKIMDTTATSLCMDNNMPLIVFGIDDPANMVRVFDDENMGTRVKEKF is encoded by the coding sequence TTGCAGGATTTTAAAAGAGTAGTATTAAAACTAAGCGGTGAAGCCCTTGCTGGCAAGGCAGGTTTTGGCTTTGACGATGAAATGATCTTAAAGATTTGCCAAAATATAAAAATATTAGCCGATAGAGGCGTACAAGTGGCAATAGTAGTTGGCGGTGGCAATTTCTGGAGAGGCAGGTCTGGCAAAACCATAGACAGGGCTAGCTCTGATACTATAGGTATGCTTGGTACTGTTATGAATGGTCTTAGGATCCAGGGAACCCTAGAAGAAATAGGACTCGATACTAGACTTATGACAGCTATTTCTATGAGGGAAGTTGCAGAACCATATATAAGACGTAGGGCAGAAAGACATCTAGAAAAAGGCAGGATAGTAATATTTTCTGCTGGTACTGGTTTGCCATATTTTTCAACAGATACCACAGCTAGCCTAAGGGCTCTAGAAATAGATGCTGATGTGATCTTGTTAGGCAAAACAGGCACAGATGGTATATATGACAAAGATCCTAATAAATACGATGATGCAGTCAAATTTGATAAATTGACTTATAAAGACATACTTCAAAAAGAACTTAAAATCATGGATACAACAGCCACATCACTTTGTATGGACAATAATATGCCCCTAATAGTTTTTGGCATTGATGATCCAGCAAATATGGTTAGGGTATTTGATGATGAAAATATGGGAACAAGAGTAAAGGAGAAATTTTAA
- a CDS encoding MATE family efflux transporter, with amino-acid sequence MRADRRELILHGNIYKAISVIAIPIILNNFIQQLYTLADAFWLGKLGTAEFAATSFTWPVIFLFNSIGMGLSIAAISLISQLIGRDEIKLAQKYNDTIINISLLFSIVFMVVGYFTADFIVGMMGAKGELYEFSVIYLKYSYFGIPAIFLYFVYAAVFQAQGKNSIPTLISTSCVIMNMVLNPFFIFDKIPYIGLRGLGLGVKGAALATVVTQILMIIFGLIHLRFNKDLIKLNYSSLIFIKWERTILQKIYTIATPSVIGQMGAAVGFIILNSFIQSYGTDTVAAYGMVNRISGLLNIPPGGIGSAITSIIGQNIGSGNIDRVKETFKKASIIIIIMSIIIAIVGYIYRIEILQFFIDAPADSNLMIQANTYMTYTLITLLMLNMFFVYQGLFQGSGNSKYAMFIDVVRLWVIRIPLLFYFKHMTDFGATGIWLAMAISNVLISIIAHIIYKQEKWMTGSF; translated from the coding sequence ATGAGGGCAGATCGTAGGGAATTGATTTTACATGGCAATATCTATAAGGCCATAAGTGTAATAGCTATTCCTATTATTTTAAATAACTTCATCCAACAATTATATACTTTGGCAGATGCTTTTTGGCTTGGTAAACTGGGAACTGCTGAGTTTGCAGCGACATCTTTTACTTGGCCAGTTATTTTTTTATTCAATTCTATTGGTATGGGCCTATCTATAGCTGCAATTTCTCTGATTTCTCAGCTTATAGGAAGGGATGAAATAAAACTTGCCCAAAAATATAATGACACAATAATAAATATTTCCCTTTTATTTTCTATTGTCTTTATGGTTGTAGGATATTTCACAGCAGATTTTATTGTAGGTATGATGGGGGCTAAGGGAGAACTATATGAATTTTCAGTTATTTATTTGAAATATTCTTATTTTGGTATCCCTGCTATCTTCTTATATTTTGTTTATGCTGCAGTTTTTCAAGCCCAGGGCAAAAACTCTATACCAACTCTCATAAGTACATCATGTGTTATTATGAATATGGTTTTAAATCCATTTTTTATTTTTGATAAAATACCTTATATAGGTTTAAGGGGACTGGGTTTGGGTGTAAAAGGGGCAGCCCTTGCTACAGTTGTGACCCAGATACTTATGATTATATTTGGACTTATACATTTGAGATTTAATAAGGATTTGATAAAATTAAATTACTCATCTTTAATTTTTATAAAATGGGAAAGGACAATTTTACAAAAAATTTATACCATAGCTACCCCATCAGTTATTGGCCAAATGGGTGCAGCAGTAGGTTTTATAATCCTAAATTCTTTTATCCAATCCTATGGTACTGATACAGTTGCTGCTTACGGCATGGTTAATAGGATATCAGGCCTTTTAAATATTCCACCAGGAGGTATAGGATCAGCCATTACAAGTATTATTGGTCAGAATATAGGAAGTGGAAATATTGATAGGGTCAAGGAGACTTTCAAAAAGGCCTCTATCATAATTATTATCATGTCAATCATCATAGCTATAGTTGGTTATATTTATAGGATTGAGATTTTACAATTTTTTATAGATGCACCTGCTGATTCAAATTTGATGATCCAGGCCAATACCTATATGACCTATACACTCATAACACTTTTGATGTTAAATATGTTTTTTGTCTACCAGGGACTATTCCAAGGATCTGGCAATAGCAAGTATGCTATGTTCATAGATGTTGTCAGGCTTTGGGTAATAAGGATTCCTCTCTTGTTTTACTTTAAACATATGACTGATTTTGGTGCTACCGGTATATGGCTTGCTATGGCCATTTCGAATGTTTTGATAAGTATCATTGCCCATATAATTTATAAACAAGAAAAGTGGATGACAGGTTCATTTTAG
- a CDS encoding regulatory protein RecX — translation MIIEDIKYSDKYNLISLTISGEKFYVDYDFYYDLDLDIDKEIDFDLYKKILACDEYNRAKNFALNKISYSQKSTYEIRQKLKDKKFSEDSIDKVIEFLDSYGFLDDKSYVRSFVNDKDQLSMWSKKKIAFMLKRKHIEENLIEEFISQIDQDREIEKASFFADKKIRDDYSFENRQKVFRHLVGKGFEIDVINIVLDERFK, via the coding sequence ATGATTATAGAGGATATAAAGTATTCGGATAAATACAATCTTATAAGTCTAACTATTTCTGGCGAGAAATTTTATGTAGATTATGATTTTTATTATGACTTAGACCTAGATATTGATAAGGAAATAGATTTTGATCTTTATAAAAAAATCCTTGCCTGTGATGAATATAATAGGGCAAAAAATTTTGCCCTAAACAAGATTTCTTATTCTCAAAAATCTACATATGAAATCAGGCAAAAGCTAAAGGATAAAAAATTTTCTGAAGATTCTATTGACAAGGTCATAGAGTTTTTGGATTCATATGGATTTTTAGATGATAAATCCTATGTCAGATCTTTTGTCAATGACAAGGACCAACTTTCTATGTGGTCAAAGAAGAAAATTGCTTTTATGCTAAAAAGAAAGCATATTGAAGAGAATCTCATAGAAGAATTTATATCTCAAATAGACCAAGATAGGGAGATAGAAAAGGCTTCTTTTTTTGCTGATAAAAAAATTAGAGATGACTACTCTTTTGAAAATAGGCAAAAAGTTTTTAGGCATTTGGTTGGCAAGGGTTTTGAGATTGATGTTATAAATATTGTCCTTGATGAAAGGTTTAAGTGA
- a CDS encoding GIY-YIG nuclease family protein, whose product MHFVYMVRCVDNSLYTGYTTDLERRVKTHNEGKGAKYTRARLPVRLVYYKEVENMSEGLKLEAKLKKLSKKKKEDLVQGFELEK is encoded by the coding sequence ATGCATTTTGTTTATATGGTCAGGTGTGTCGATAATAGTCTCTATACAGGCTATACTACAGACCTAGAAAGAAGAGTTAAAACCCATAATGAAGGCAAGGGTGCCAAATACACTAGGGCTAGGCTACCAGTTAGGCTTGTCTACTACAAAGAGGTAGAAAATATGTCTGAGGGCCTAAAGCTAGAAGCAAAACTAAAAAAATTATCAAAAAAGAAAAAAGAGGACCTGGTCCAAGGCTTTGAACTAGAAAAGTAA